Proteins from a single region of Dyadobacter fanqingshengii:
- a CDS encoding phosphotriesterase family protein — MKDRTYDFITMEAPETKSPIPTFSRRQFVAACAGLPLLVKSPFEEPFTNSVKGRINASDLGVTLIHEHVLVDFIGADKITPDRWKHEEVIKKVLPYLLEIKERGIQSLVECTPAYIGRDVLLLQKLSEKSGLNILTNTGYYGASDNKYLPAFAFTETAEQLSKRWISEFENGIEGTKIKPGFIKTGVNGGPLSEIHQKLIKAAALVHLKTGLTICSHTGPALPAEQEIEILQKSGVSPGAFVWVHANGTHDEFQKIGKRGCWISLDGVNEDNVEQNAELILFLKQQGLIKQVLISHDAGWYRPGEPNGGEFRGFTTISDKLLPLLKSKGFSDADIKQIMVANPANAFAIRVRRI, encoded by the coding sequence ATGAAGGATCGGACTTACGACTTCATAACGATGGAAGCACCAGAAACTAAATCACCAATCCCTACATTTTCGCGAAGGCAATTCGTTGCTGCTTGCGCTGGTTTACCGCTTTTGGTTAAGTCTCCTTTTGAAGAACCATTTACAAATAGCGTGAAGGGAAGAATTAATGCTTCCGACCTTGGCGTGACGCTCATTCATGAACATGTTTTAGTTGATTTTATTGGGGCCGACAAGATTACGCCTGACCGGTGGAAACATGAAGAGGTGATCAAAAAGGTGCTTCCCTATTTATTGGAAATCAAGGAGAGGGGCATCCAAAGTCTTGTGGAATGTACGCCCGCCTACATTGGCCGGGATGTGTTATTACTTCAAAAGCTATCCGAAAAATCCGGATTGAACATACTGACAAATACTGGTTATTACGGCGCTTCTGATAACAAATATTTACCTGCATTTGCCTTCACAGAAACAGCAGAGCAACTTTCTAAACGCTGGATTAGCGAATTTGAAAATGGCATTGAAGGGACAAAGATCAAACCAGGCTTTATCAAAACCGGTGTCAATGGTGGGCCGCTCTCTGAAATTCATCAAAAACTGATCAAAGCCGCGGCTCTTGTGCATTTAAAAACGGGCCTTACCATTTGTTCACATACAGGGCCTGCACTTCCGGCAGAACAGGAAATAGAGATTCTGCAAAAGTCCGGCGTCAGTCCTGGCGCATTTGTTTGGGTACACGCGAATGGGACTCATGATGAATTTCAAAAAATCGGAAAAAGAGGCTGCTGGATCAGTTTGGACGGTGTTAATGAAGATAATGTTGAACAAAATGCTGAGCTGATCCTGTTTTTAAAACAGCAAGGTTTGATCAAACAAGTCCTTATTTCCCACGACGCAGGCTGGTATCGCCCCGGCGAGCCAAACGGCGGCGAATTCCGAGGCTTCACTACAATTTCAGATAAATTATTGCCCCTACTCAAATCCAAAGGATTCAGCGACGCGGATATCAAGCAAATCATGGTTGCCAACCCGGCAAATGCATTTGCAATACGGGTTCGGAGGATTTGA
- a CDS encoding site-2 protease family protein, with protein MQSSTRTYIIQAVLFVLTIITTTMAGAEWMYGNIFAFVYDFAYLLMGKGAEKPVTDETVKLLGWPQFLHGFQFSIPFLAILTIHEFGHYFVARMHQVKVTLPYYIPLWFGISNSIGTMGAFIRIKSVVRSRLKFFDIGIAGPLAGFIAALVVLWYGFTHLPPPEYIFSIHPEYARFGLSYPQFAYENASGNIALGDNILFWLFKTYIADPARLPHAYEMIHYPYIFAGYLALFFTSLNLIPIGQLDGGHILYGLIGKKKFDIVAPILFGLFAFYAGLGLFTAESFATGSNAVFYERFFYLAIYIYFLYICFKRASDSPMTGLMLSLIVVVGQFAVSYIHPDWQGSTGFLPFIFILGRFLGIRHPETDENEPLDAPRIILGICALIIFIISFSPTPFILIE; from the coding sequence ATGCAGTCTAGCACACGCACCTACATCATCCAGGCCGTTCTTTTTGTCTTGACGATCATTACCACCACCATGGCCGGTGCGGAATGGATGTATGGCAACATTTTTGCTTTCGTATACGATTTCGCCTATCTGCTGATGGGGAAGGGTGCGGAAAAACCGGTTACCGACGAAACTGTCAAATTATTAGGCTGGCCGCAATTTCTGCACGGTTTTCAGTTTTCCATTCCCTTCCTCGCCATTTTGACGATTCATGAATTCGGGCACTATTTTGTCGCCAGAATGCATCAGGTTAAGGTCACACTTCCCTACTATATTCCGCTTTGGTTTGGTATTTCAAACAGCATAGGCACAATGGGCGCGTTTATCCGCATTAAATCAGTTGTGCGTTCGCGTTTGAAATTTTTTGATATCGGCATTGCAGGGCCTTTGGCTGGTTTCATTGCCGCTTTGGTTGTGCTTTGGTATGGCTTCACACATTTACCACCGCCGGAATATATCTTTTCCATACATCCCGAATATGCGCGCTTTGGTTTGAGTTACCCGCAATTTGCTTATGAAAATGCGTCAGGTAACATCGCATTGGGCGATAACATCTTATTTTGGTTATTCAAAACCTACATTGCTGATCCCGCGCGCCTGCCGCATGCCTACGAAATGATCCATTATCCATACATTTTTGCCGGATATCTGGCGCTTTTCTTCACGTCGCTTAACCTGATCCCGATCGGGCAGCTCGATGGCGGGCACATTCTTTATGGCTTGATTGGCAAGAAAAAGTTTGATATCGTAGCGCCGATCCTTTTTGGATTGTTCGCGTTTTATGCAGGTCTGGGGCTATTTACCGCCGAATCGTTTGCCACAGGAAGCAATGCTGTTTTCTATGAGCGTTTCTTCTATCTGGCGATCTATATTTATTTTCTTTACATCTGCTTTAAAAGAGCAAGTGATAGTCCAATGACAGGTTTAATGTTAAGCTTGATTGTTGTAGTCGGTCAATTTGCAGTCTCCTATATTCACCCCGATTGGCAAGGTTCCACTGGATTTTTGCCATTTATCTTCATCCTGGGACGCTTCCTGGGCATCCGTCATCCCGAAACAGACGAAAACGAGCCGCTCGACGCCCCACGGATCATCCTCGGCATCTGCGCATTGATTATCTTTATCATCTCATTCAGCCCCACGCCATTTATTTTGATTGAGTAG
- a CDS encoding HAD family hydrolase, with amino-acid sequence MKNSKIKNIIFDLGDVILNIDVPVASKSFAELSGREQAEILELFSKNALFRQFETGELDEAGFRNYIRKILDFSDLSDEAIDTAWNSLLLDLPPERVQLLQNLAKNYRLFLLSNTSSIHITQVNKILEASTGIEKLDDLFETVFLSYEMGLMKPDQRIYEKVLEAAGLKAEETLFLDDNLANIEAASKLGIDTIHVQKPVTILEYLKDYAV; translated from the coding sequence ATGAAGAACAGCAAAATTAAAAATATCATTTTTGACCTCGGCGACGTAATTCTCAATATTGATGTGCCTGTAGCGTCAAAATCATTTGCGGAATTAAGTGGCAGGGAACAAGCTGAAATCCTTGAATTATTTAGTAAAAATGCGCTGTTCAGGCAGTTCGAAACCGGGGAGCTGGACGAAGCAGGCTTTCGGAATTATATAAGAAAAATCCTCGATTTCTCAGATCTTTCCGACGAGGCTATTGATACAGCGTGGAACAGTCTGCTGCTCGATCTTCCTCCCGAGCGCGTTCAGCTGCTACAAAATCTGGCTAAAAATTACCGTCTTTTTCTGCTCAGCAACACCAGTTCGATCCACATTACGCAAGTCAATAAAATCCTTGAAGCCTCAACCGGAATTGAAAAGTTGGACGATCTCTTCGAAACCGTTTTCCTTTCTTACGAGATGGGATTAATGAAGCCGGATCAAAGAATTTATGAAAAAGTGTTGGAGGCGGCAGGTCTCAAAGCCGAAGAAACGTTGTTTCTGGACGACAACCTGGCCAACATTGAAGCAGCATCAAAATTGGGCATCGACACGATCCACGTGCAGAAACCTGTAACCATTTTGGAATATCTCAAAGACTATGCAGTCTAG
- a CDS encoding sigma-54-dependent transcriptional regulator, which produces MLLVVDDDLAIRTSLILLLKKEGFEVRGVGSPDETFDILKTVTPELILLDLNFSIETSGKEGMQLLQQIKKRYPAIPVILITGWGTIDLAVRGMKEGAIDFITKPWQNDYVLQSVRTILNLSQTWPLSGSRKKLEQQYHFENIVGQDPKLLAILETVGRVASTDAAVLITGESGTGKELIAEAIHMNSKRKSRPFVKVNLGGISSTLFESELFGHVRGAFTDAKTDRLGRFEMAHKGSIFLDEIGELDLSSQVKLLRVLQERTFEPLGSSKSRTVDVRVICATNRNLEEMVAQGTFREDLYYRINLITVKLPALRERPDDIPLLSEFFVNNLKIIYQRPNLRLSPAAMKWLRTLQLQGNIRQLKNLVERTVLLSGSDTLDIADLQRNLSGGAQPSAQKNLPEVGAITLEEMEYQMITKAMQFHQNKVSKVARSLGITRFALYRRLEKYGISYESEDA; this is translated from the coding sequence ATGCTGTTAGTTGTTGACGACGATTTAGCGATCCGTACTTCTTTGATCCTGCTTCTCAAAAAAGAAGGGTTTGAGGTGAGAGGTGTGGGTTCGCCTGATGAAACTTTTGATATTTTAAAAACGGTCACGCCCGAGCTAATCCTCTTGGACTTGAATTTTTCTATTGAAACTTCGGGGAAGGAAGGAATGCAGCTTTTACAGCAGATCAAAAAGCGCTACCCGGCTATTCCGGTGATCCTGATCACGGGTTGGGGCACTATCGACCTGGCAGTGAGGGGAATGAAGGAAGGAGCCATTGATTTTATTACAAAACCCTGGCAGAATGATTACGTGCTGCAATCGGTCCGGACGATTCTGAATCTGTCTCAAACATGGCCGCTCTCGGGCAGCAGAAAAAAGCTTGAACAGCAATATCATTTTGAAAACATTGTTGGACAGGACCCTAAGCTGCTAGCTATTCTTGAAACGGTGGGCAGGGTCGCTTCCACGGATGCGGCCGTGCTCATAACGGGCGAAAGCGGCACGGGCAAGGAGCTTATTGCCGAGGCGATCCACATGAACAGCAAGCGGAAATCGCGGCCGTTTGTGAAGGTAAACCTGGGTGGAATATCGTCAACATTGTTTGAAAGCGAGTTGTTCGGGCACGTTCGCGGCGCTTTTACGGATGCCAAAACGGATAGGCTTGGCCGCTTCGAAATGGCGCATAAGGGGTCGATTTTCCTGGACGAAATTGGAGAGCTGGACTTGTCGAGCCAGGTGAAATTGCTGCGTGTGTTGCAGGAGCGCACATTTGAGCCGTTAGGAAGCAGTAAAAGCCGGACTGTGGATGTGCGTGTGATCTGCGCTACAAACCGGAATCTGGAAGAAATGGTTGCGCAAGGGACTTTCCGGGAAGACCTTTATTACCGCATTAACCTGATCACCGTCAAGCTGCCAGCGCTCCGGGAGCGGCCGGATGACATTCCACTGCTGTCGGAATTTTTCGTTAACAACCTCAAAATCATCTATCAACGCCCAAATTTGCGGCTGAGCCCGGCGGCGATGAAATGGCTGAGAACATTGCAATTACAGGGTAATATCCGCCAGCTCAAAAATCTGGTCGAGCGCACAGTGCTGCTTTCCGGCTCGGATACATTGGATATTGCTGATTTGCAACGGAATCTGAGCGGAGGTGCGCAGCCATCAGCCCAAAAAAATCTTCCGGAAGTGGGCGCGATCACGTTGGAGGAAATGGAGTATCAAATGATTACCAAAGCCATGCAGTTCCATCAAAATAAGGTAAGTAAAGTAGCCAGATCGTTGGGGATTACGCGGTTTGCACTTTATCGCAGGCTGGAAAAATATGGTATTTCCTACGAATCGGAGGACGCATGA
- a CDS encoding acetyl-CoA carboxylase carboxyltransferase subunit alpha → MRTYLDFEKPMAELERKLEEMKTLAENNNVDFSGAISLLENNITDLRKEIFENLTRWQRVQLSRHPDRPYTLDYIELICDEFIELHGDRQVRDDPAIIGGLANVGGQSFMLIGQQKGRNTKQRQHRNFGMPNPEGYRKALRLMKLAEKFNKPIVTLIDTPGAFPGMEAEERGQGEAIARNLKEMFMLKVPVICIVIGEGASGGALGIAIGDRVLMLENTWYSVISPENCSAILWRSWDFKEQAAEAMKITAKDMKKNNLIDGIISEPLGGAHLDHNWMAEELKKVILENINELAAIEHQDRIDQRIEKFCAMGVVVE, encoded by the coding sequence ATGAGAACATACCTGGATTTCGAAAAACCTATGGCCGAGCTCGAACGCAAGCTCGAAGAAATGAAAACATTGGCGGAAAATAATAATGTGGATTTTTCCGGCGCCATTTCCTTATTGGAAAACAATATTACAGATCTTCGAAAGGAAATATTTGAGAATCTTACGCGCTGGCAGCGTGTGCAGCTCTCGCGCCATCCGGACCGTCCATATACACTTGACTACATCGAGCTGATCTGCGACGAGTTTATCGAACTGCACGGAGATCGCCAGGTTCGGGATGATCCGGCTATTATTGGCGGACTTGCTAATGTGGGCGGACAGTCTTTCATGCTTATAGGACAACAAAAAGGCCGCAACACGAAACAAAGGCAGCACCGGAATTTTGGTATGCCCAATCCCGAAGGCTATCGCAAGGCTCTGCGCCTGATGAAGCTGGCTGAAAAATTCAATAAACCCATTGTTACCCTCATCGATACGCCGGGTGCATTTCCTGGAATGGAAGCAGAGGAACGTGGTCAGGGTGAGGCCATTGCGCGCAACCTGAAAGAAATGTTCATGTTGAAAGTGCCGGTAATATGTATCGTGATCGGGGAGGGAGCTTCGGGTGGTGCGCTGGGAATTGCCATCGGCGACCGGGTTTTAATGTTGGAAAACACCTGGTATTCCGTTATTTCTCCTGAAAACTGTTCAGCGATCCTTTGGAGAAGCTGGGATTTTAAAGAGCAGGCAGCCGAAGCGATGAAAATTACCGCTAAGGATATGAAAAAGAATAACCTGATCGACGGCATTATTTCGGAACCTCTCGGCGGCGCTCACTTGGATCACAACTGGATGGCTGAGGAGCTGAAAAAGGTGATTTTGGAAAACATTAATGAACTGGCTGCGATTGAGCATCAAGACAGGATTGACCAGCGCATTGAAAAATTCTGTGCAATGGGTGTAGTTGTTGAATAA
- a CDS encoding ABC transporter permease, with the protein MLRHLFKLIWNKKGTHSLLIIEILASFLVLFGVLSLIVFNVRNFLQPIGFEYEQVWNVDLASNQDTVEVNRKLTTVMQRIRSYKEVETATRMSSNTPFSANQIGNSVTYNKVTAGGDFYYTDQDFNKVLDLPLLKGRWYRDGDRVAKFIPIVINKKMEDKLFLDETSLNKVIKIDDKSSYKVVGVVDNFKAKGEFMSDNPALFEMIAKDDGWNSNVLIKTKRGTDANFEAKLVKDIAMMLPGWGIEVSYLKESRLNRHNLTLVPVIIFLIISGFLLTNVALGLFGVLNLNISRRKNEIGLRRAMGATEGKVTIQFLGEIWVIATFSLIIGLLFAVQFPLMNVFDLDSEIYITSIFASIAVIYIIVTLCAWLPSKQASRIHPALALHEE; encoded by the coding sequence ATGCTACGTCATTTGTTTAAATTAATATGGAATAAGAAAGGCACCCACTCGTTGCTGATCATCGAGATTCTGGCGTCGTTTCTGGTGCTTTTTGGTGTGCTTTCACTCATTGTTTTTAATGTCAGAAATTTTCTGCAACCCATTGGTTTTGAGTATGAACAGGTTTGGAATGTAGATTTAGCCAGCAATCAGGACACCGTGGAAGTTAACCGCAAGCTGACGACGGTTATGCAGCGGATCAGGTCGTATAAAGAGGTGGAAACGGCCACGAGGATGAGCAGTAACACCCCTTTTTCAGCGAACCAGATCGGCAATTCCGTCACTTACAATAAAGTCACAGCCGGCGGAGATTTTTACTACACAGACCAGGATTTCAATAAAGTGCTGGACCTGCCGCTGTTGAAAGGTCGTTGGTATCGCGACGGTGACAGGGTAGCGAAATTTATCCCGATTGTCATCAATAAAAAGATGGAGGACAAGCTCTTTTTAGATGAAACATCCTTGAATAAAGTGATCAAAATCGATGATAAGAGCTCATATAAAGTCGTAGGTGTGGTGGATAATTTTAAGGCGAAAGGTGAATTTATGTCGGACAACCCGGCGCTTTTTGAAATGATTGCTAAGGATGACGGCTGGAATTCCAATGTGCTGATCAAAACCAAACGCGGCACCGATGCGAACTTCGAGGCAAAACTGGTTAAAGACATTGCCATGATGTTGCCTGGCTGGGGAATTGAGGTCAGTTATTTGAAAGAATCCCGTCTCAACCGGCATAACCTGACACTCGTTCCTGTGATCATATTCCTGATTATCAGCGGATTTTTGCTGACCAATGTTGCACTGGGACTTTTTGGCGTATTAAATCTCAACATTTCACGCAGAAAAAACGAGATCGGATTGCGCAGGGCAATGGGTGCCACGGAAGGCAAGGTTACCATTCAGTTTTTAGGAGAAATATGGGTGATCGCGACTTTCAGCCTTATAATCGGCCTTCTTTTTGCTGTCCAGTTTCCGCTGATGAATGTATTTGATTTGGATAGCGAGATTTATATCACGTCAATTTTCGCATCCATTGCCGTAATTTACATTATCGTTACGCTGTGCGCGTGGCTTCCGAGCAAACAAGCGTCACGGATTCACCCGGCGCTGGCCTTGCACGAGGAATAA
- a CDS encoding ABC transporter permease: MLSNYIKIAWKVLLRHPFYTFITLFGISLTLTVLMVLTSFLDHLFGTHYPEVNRNRSLYIATVIQTDSARTSMSSGPATFAFLTKHAKSLKSADKVAIMSNFSFSNTYVNGKRIKLNTKYTDTEFWDVMGFQFLEGKPYNDNNIRNSDHVAVITDALRDQYFETGGKSVVGRNIEIENINYRVIGVVKGSPPTRVYSYSDVYFPYTAPKSNYENKGMRGRYIAIVTAKDASDMPAIQSEFDSNISRIPYAEIHTEQNLTVLEVKADEYFNHFVNTFARDSTQRFLFYTVVSFVILMFMGLPAINLVNVNVSRILERASEIGVRKAFGAPSAALLWQFIIENIFITFIGGAFALALSYLIIYLINSSGWIAYADLTINVPVFAISLGVCLVFGLLSGVLPAFRMSRLKIVDALKA; this comes from the coding sequence ATGCTCTCAAATTATATCAAAATCGCATGGAAAGTTTTGCTAAGGCATCCTTTCTATACATTTATCACGCTCTTCGGCATCAGCCTTACACTCACGGTGTTAATGGTGCTGACATCATTCCTGGATCATTTGTTCGGGACACATTATCCGGAGGTTAACCGCAACCGCTCGTTGTACATTGCCACGGTTATCCAGACCGATTCGGCCCGCACATCCATGTCTTCGGGGCCCGCGACATTCGCTTTTTTGACTAAACATGCCAAGTCGCTCAAATCGGCGGACAAAGTGGCTATTATGTCCAATTTTAGTTTTTCCAACACTTATGTAAACGGGAAAAGGATCAAGCTGAATACCAAATACACGGATACGGAATTTTGGGACGTGATGGGTTTTCAGTTTTTGGAAGGAAAGCCGTACAATGACAATAACATTAGGAATTCAGATCACGTGGCTGTTATTACGGACGCGCTGCGGGACCAGTATTTTGAAACCGGCGGGAAGTCTGTGGTGGGAAGGAACATTGAAATCGAGAACATTAATTACCGCGTGATCGGTGTGGTGAAAGGCAGTCCGCCAACCCGTGTTTACAGCTATTCCGATGTTTATTTTCCATACACCGCACCCAAAAGCAACTATGAAAACAAAGGAATGCGTGGCCGCTACATTGCGATCGTGACAGCGAAGGACGCGTCCGATATGCCCGCAATCCAATCGGAATTTGACAGCAATATTTCACGGATTCCTTATGCAGAGATCCATACTGAGCAAAATCTGACTGTTTTGGAAGTGAAAGCCGATGAATATTTCAACCATTTTGTCAACACTTTTGCCAGGGACAGCACACAGCGGTTTTTATTTTACACCGTGGTGAGTTTTGTGATCCTGATGTTCATGGGTTTGCCAGCCATTAACCTGGTGAATGTGAATGTCAGCCGGATTTTGGAGCGAGCCTCCGAGATAGGCGTCCGGAAAGCATTTGGCGCGCCCTCTGCCGCATTGCTCTGGCAATTTATCATCGAAAATATTTTCATCACATTCATCGGAGGCGCATTTGCGCTGGCGCTGTCTTACCTGATCATTTACCTGATCAATTCCAGCGGCTGGATCGCGTACGCAGATTTAACGATCAATGTGCCGGTGTTTGCGATCAGCTTGGGTGTGTGTCTGGTATTCGGCTTGCTTTCCGGTGTGCTACCAGCGTTCAGAATGTCCAGGTTAAAAATTGTGGACGCGCTTAAAGCCTGA
- a CDS encoding sensor histidine kinase produces the protein MRLSTKAKYILYILVLHIVLVFLMYKILYQDKVLFIGSEVFLLLSAIVSIQIYRNFMQPIQFVKSGIEAIKDKDFSIKFVPTGKGEVDTLIEVYNLMIDQLREERTRLHEQHFFLEKLIAASPISIIILDFDERIDSFNVKAKEHFKDEAAGLKGLLLQETNNPLLIELANVQDGESKIVKTNGVVTYKVQRSHFMDQGFRRSFLMIEELTNEILESEKNAYGKVIRMMAHEVNNTLGATDSILQTTTNILSDDSYLDLREALIIASERNQRLTKFMRNFADVVRLPAPAPVRADLNKFIKDIAVFMEPAAAVCGVSIQTLLPELVVFKNMDIGQMEHVLVNVVKNAIEACEPGDEIRIAVSENDLAIKNNGKPIEAEVGAQLFNPFFSTKHDGQGIGLTLTREILINHGFTFSLQTNADGWTVFRIEM, from the coding sequence ATGAGATTATCAACGAAGGCCAAATACATTCTTTACATACTGGTGTTGCACATTGTCCTGGTTTTCCTGATGTACAAAATACTGTATCAGGACAAAGTGCTTTTCATTGGTTCTGAGGTGTTTCTGCTGCTTTCCGCTATCGTTTCCATTCAGATTTACCGAAATTTTATGCAACCTATCCAATTTGTGAAGTCGGGAATTGAAGCCATTAAGGACAAGGATTTTTCTATCAAGTTCGTCCCGACCGGGAAAGGCGAGGTCGATACATTAATAGAAGTTTACAATCTCATGATAGACCAGCTTCGCGAGGAGCGGACACGCCTGCATGAGCAGCATTTTTTTCTGGAAAAATTGATCGCCGCATCGCCTATCTCTATCATTATCCTCGATTTTGATGAAAGGATCGATTCCTTTAATGTGAAAGCAAAGGAACACTTCAAAGACGAAGCAGCCGGTTTGAAGGGACTGTTGTTGCAGGAAACAAACAACCCATTGCTGATTGAACTGGCTAATGTTCAAGACGGTGAGTCGAAAATTGTGAAAACCAATGGCGTAGTGACATACAAAGTGCAGCGGTCTCACTTCATGGATCAGGGTTTCCGACGCTCATTCCTGATGATCGAAGAGCTTACTAATGAGATACTTGAATCAGAAAAAAATGCCTACGGAAAGGTCATTCGCATGATGGCGCACGAGGTCAACAATACATTAGGCGCCACGGATTCTATTTTACAAACGACTACCAACATACTTTCCGATGATTCTTATCTGGATCTCAGGGAAGCACTGATCATTGCCTCCGAACGGAATCAGCGGCTTACAAAGTTCATGCGGAATTTTGCAGATGTTGTAAGGCTGCCAGCGCCGGCACCCGTTCGTGCAGATTTGAACAAGTTTATAAAGGACATCGCCGTTTTCATGGAGCCCGCCGCCGCAGTTTGTGGTGTTTCCATTCAGACCTTGCTGCCAGAGCTTGTAGTGTTCAAAAACATGGATATAGGGCAAATGGAGCATGTGCTTGTCAATGTGGTTAAAAATGCCATCGAAGCATGCGAGCCAGGAGATGAGATCAGGATCGCAGTTTCAGAAAACGATCTTGCGATCAAAAACAATGGCAAACCCATCGAAGCCGAAGTCGGTGCTCAACTCTTCAACCCATTTTTCAGCACCAAACACGACGGCCAGGGCATCGGCCTGACATTAACCCGCGAAATCCTGATCAACCACGGATTCACATTTTCCTTACAGACCAACGCAGACGGATGGACGGTTTTCAGGATCGAGATGTAA
- a CDS encoding ABC transporter ATP-binding protein produces MIKLENVEKVYRTSAIETLALNNININVKKGEFVSIMGPSGCGKSTLLNIMGLLDTPSKGHIEIDGSKVEKYTDKSLAHLRNQKLGFIFQSFHLINDLSVIDNVEIPLLYRASSSKERRELAQEALEKVGLSNRMKHFPKQLSGGQKQRVAIARAIVGKPEIILADEPTGNLDSAMGNEILSILQNLNEGGATIVMVTHDDAMAKRTHRLIRLFDGTQVL; encoded by the coding sequence ATGATCAAACTCGAAAACGTTGAAAAAGTCTACCGCACCAGCGCCATTGAAACATTAGCGCTCAACAACATCAACATTAATGTTAAAAAAGGCGAATTCGTCTCCATTATGGGCCCTTCGGGCTGCGGAAAAAGCACATTACTGAACATTATGGGCCTGCTCGACACGCCCAGCAAAGGCCACATTGAAATCGATGGAAGCAAAGTCGAGAAATACACCGACAAGTCACTGGCGCATCTGCGCAACCAGAAACTGGGCTTCATTTTCCAAAGCTTTCACCTGATCAATGATCTTTCAGTGATAGATAATGTGGAAATCCCGCTTCTGTATCGCGCCAGCTCTTCGAAAGAACGTCGCGAACTGGCGCAGGAAGCATTGGAAAAAGTAGGCCTCAGCAACCGGATGAAGCATTTCCCAAAACAACTCTCGGGTGGGCAAAAGCAGCGCGTAGCCATTGCCAGGGCCATTGTGGGAAAGCCGGAGATCATTCTCGCCGATGAACCAACCGGAAACCTGGACAGCGCCATGGGTAACGAAATTTTAAGCATTCTCCAAAATCTGAATGAAGGAGGCGCCACCATCGTCATGGTAACCCACGACGACGCCATGGCCAAGCGCACGCATAGGCTGATCAGGCTCTTTGATGGAACGCAGGTTCTATAA